Proteins encoded within one genomic window of Oryza glaberrima chromosome 12, OglaRS2, whole genome shotgun sequence:
- the LOC127757413 gene encoding uncharacterized protein LOC127757413 → MADRAWMDKERYRASYIEGVDIFMKAAKKNTASKKTKDIKCPCVHCKNQKSWKDPSVIEQHLVTHGFVEGYTNWSHHGEIPSKQVPNQATVRDEVLSWDEDVIVVAKEEEEEEEEEVHAVEPVDDDDVVGGNGQHSTVDDADDGNVSVDDGNFADLEEMLRHAEPEDVAGSARGLDNFDALKKAANDLLYDEAKGCEKDFTLLRTVLELMRLKARNGWSDSSFNDLLVLLKKLFPQPNSLPTSTYEAKKLICPLSLGVRKIHACVNHCILFRKEYEDLDRCTTCKSSRYKTSRSQSEGLDVALDNVEESDPCKDSNKKNIPQLVMWYLPVKDRLKRLFSNPRDAELMRWHHEKRKKDGMIRHPADARQ, encoded by the coding sequence ATGGCGGACAGGGCATGGATGGATAAAGAGAGATATCGTGCGTCATACATTGAAGGAGTCGACATATTCATGAAAGCAGCTAAGAAGAATACTGCATCTAAGAAGACCAAAGATATTAAATGTCCATGCGTGCACTGCAAAAATCAGAAAAGTTGGAAAGATCCATCTGTAATCGAGCAACACTTGGTGACGCATGGATTTGTTGAGGGATACACAAACTGGTCACATCATGGAGAGATCCCAAGCAAGCAAGTTCCGAACCAGGCTACAGTACGGGACGAAGTGTTGAGCTGGGACGAGGATGTCATTGTAGTAgctaaagaagaagaagaagaagaagaagaagaagtgcaTGCAGTAGAAcccgttgatgatgatgatgttgttggTGGCAATGGTCAGCACAGTACAGTTGATGATGCTGATGATGGTAATGTCAGCGTAGATGATGGTAATTTTGCAGATTTGGAAGAGATGTTGCGTCATGCTGAACCTGAGGATGTTGCTGGGTCCGCTCGTGGGTTGGATAACTTTGATGCATTGAAAAAGGCAGCGAATGATCTTTTGTACGATGAGGCAAAGGGCTGTGAGAAGGATTTCACATTGTTGCGGACAGTGCTTGAGCTTATGAGATTGAAGGCTAGAAATGGTTGGTCCGACAGTAGTTTTAACGACTTGTTGGTTCTGTTGAAGAAACTTTTTCCGCAACCCAACTCCCTGCCAACAAGCACCTATGAAGCGAAGAAGCTTATATGCCCTTTGTCACTAGGTGTGCGAAAGATACACGCGTGTGTTAACCACTGTATCCTATTCCGTAAAGAGTACGAGGATTTGGACAGATGTACAACATGTAAGAGTAGTCGATACAAAACAAGCCGTAGCCAGTCCGAGGGTCTGGATGTTGCCCTTGACAATGTAGAAGAGTCCGATCCATGCAAAGACAGTAACAAAAAGAATATTCCCCAGCTTGTCATGTGGTACCTTCCGGTGAAAGATCGTTTGAAGCGTTTGTTCTCAAACCCGAGGGATGCCGAATTGATGCGCTGGCATCATGAAAAGCGAAAAaaggatgggatgattcgacaTCCTGCAGATGCAAGACAGTGA